A stretch of the Gemmatimonadota bacterium genome encodes the following:
- a CDS encoding AAA family ATPase: MHLIVAIVGMTGSGKSTAAECLVARGWRHIRFGQVTIDRLREEGREVNPENEKEMREQLRRDHGMGAFALLSLPAIAEGLKHGHVVIDGLYSWSEHKILKEAYGERIHVVAVVSSPKTRYGRLENRVHDARRDPQYRMRPLTADEARKRDHAEIENIEKGGPIAMADFTVVNESTPQDMIDAVLAYVGRVTSS; the protein is encoded by the coding sequence ATGCACCTCATCGTCGCCATCGTTGGCATGACCGGATCGGGCAAGTCGACGGCCGCCGAATGCCTGGTCGCCCGGGGCTGGCGCCACATTCGTTTCGGCCAGGTGACCATCGACCGGCTCAGGGAAGAAGGACGGGAAGTAAACCCGGAGAACGAGAAGGAGATGCGCGAGCAGTTACGGCGCGACCACGGGATGGGGGCTTTCGCGCTGCTTTCGCTTCCCGCCATCGCGGAAGGCCTGAAACACGGCCACGTCGTGATCGACGGGCTGTACTCCTGGTCGGAGCACAAGATCCTGAAGGAAGCCTACGGCGAGCGCATCCACGTGGTGGCCGTCGTCTCCTCGCCGAAGACCCGGTACGGGCGTCTGGAGAACCGGGTGCACGACGCGCGGCGCGACCCCCAGTACCGTATGCGGCCTCTCACGGCGGACGAGGCCCGGAAGCGGGATCATGCGGAGATCGAGAATATCGAGAAGGGGGGTCCCATCGCCATGGCGGATTTCACCGTGGTAAACGAGTCGACCCCGCAAGACATGATCGACGCGGTCCTGGCCTACGTGGGCCGCGTCACTTCCTCGTAA
- a CDS encoding Gfo/Idh/MocA family oxidoreductase, producing MSNEDGLNNQNEKGNSMETIRVGVVGAGANTVTMHIPKLQAIEGVEIVSVCNRSRASSERVAKQFGIPTIYETWTELIEADDTDAIVVGTWPYLHCATSLAALANGKHILCEARMAMNHEEALLMHDAAQGNPDLVAQIVPSPMTLWADKTIQRLIAEGFVGDILSVELRSSGSDFIDRDGPMHWRQNTDYSGMNIMTMGIWYEAMRRWVGDPLSVFAQGKTFTRMRRDADTGVMRAIRVPEHVDIVMDMICGASAYIKISTVQGLANESEATIYGSEGTIRMGDSKLYGARRGDDALSEIEIRPEDHGEWRVEEEFVNAIRGLEKVSHTPFDVGIKYMEFTEAVNRSMAEGKAISLPL from the coding sequence GTGAGCAACGAAGATGGACTCAACAACCAGAACGAAAAGGGGAACTCAATGGAAACCATACGCGTAGGCGTAGTCGGCGCCGGCGCCAATACCGTTACCATGCACATACCGAAGCTCCAGGCCATCGAAGGAGTGGAGATCGTCAGCGTGTGCAACCGCAGCCGCGCGTCCTCGGAGCGCGTGGCGAAACAGTTCGGCATCCCGACCATATACGAGACGTGGACCGAGCTGATCGAAGCGGACGACACCGACGCCATCGTAGTCGGCACCTGGCCCTACCTCCACTGCGCCACGAGCTTGGCGGCCCTGGCGAACGGCAAGCACATCCTGTGCGAGGCGCGCATGGCCATGAACCACGAAGAGGCCCTGCTCATGCACGACGCCGCGCAGGGCAATCCCGACCTCGTCGCCCAGATCGTTCCGTCGCCCATGACGCTGTGGGCCGACAAGACCATTCAGCGGCTGATCGCAGAAGGATTCGTGGGCGACATACTCAGCGTAGAACTCCGCTCCTCCGGCAGCGACTTCATCGACCGCGACGGCCCCATGCACTGGCGGCAGAACACAGACTACAGCGGGATGAACATCATGACCATGGGCATCTGGTACGAGGCCATGCGACGCTGGGTCGGGGATCCGCTTTCGGTTTTCGCCCAGGGCAAGACCTTCACGAGAATGCGCAGAGACGCCGATACAGGCGTGATGCGCGCCATACGGGTGCCGGAGCACGTCGACATCGTGATGGACATGATCTGCGGCGCGTCGGCCTATATCAAGATTTCGACCGTCCAGGGCCTGGCCAACGAAAGCGAAGCCACGATCTATGGAAGCGAGGGCACGATCCGCATGGGCGACAGCAAGCTTTACGGAGCCCGCCGGGGCGACGACGCCCTGTCCGAAATCGAGATCCGGCCCGAGGACCACGGAGAATGGCGGGTGGAAGAGGAGTTTGTCAACGCCATCCGAGGGTTGGAAAAAGTGTCCCATACGCCTTTCGACGTCGGGATCAAGTACATGGAGTTCACCGAGGCCGTGAACCGCAGCATGGCCGAAGGCAAGGCCATTTCCCTGCCCCTGTAG
- a CDS encoding GDSL-type esterase/lipase family protein: MILGQAELHNVHELLDDPGGTGSICCRVPNDLRVTLNESAKNNALQASGCEIRFNLEGQRAVITLQSPEGPTLAEVYQGDYFSALHIVDAAPTRIVVERPDTEPVMRRVAPSDARFDTGLSRVVLPWRPSVRLISIEGETSLPRPDQAPKTRYLAYGSSITHGSTAVRPTGTYPARTAEILGTDLFNLGFGGGAHMEAGMADYIAGRDDWDIATLEMGINVVQSFDVDEFHRRVEYFVTAIADAHPDDWIFCIDIFPCLYDFMGVEKCKTFRSIVAERVSQLNRPKLVHIPGDAMLRSNNGLTVDLVHPAPGGFEEMARNLADIIRARRK; the protein is encoded by the coding sequence GTGATTCTCGGTCAAGCTGAACTGCACAACGTACACGAACTGCTGGACGACCCGGGAGGAACGGGCAGCATCTGCTGTCGCGTGCCGAACGACCTGCGCGTGACGCTGAACGAATCGGCGAAGAACAACGCGCTGCAGGCGTCGGGATGCGAAATCCGGTTCAATCTGGAGGGCCAGCGGGCGGTCATCACGCTCCAGAGTCCCGAAGGACCGACGCTCGCGGAAGTATACCAGGGCGATTACTTCAGCGCGCTGCACATCGTCGACGCGGCTCCAACGCGGATTGTCGTGGAACGCCCCGATACCGAGCCGGTCATGCGCCGGGTCGCCCCTTCCGACGCGCGGTTCGATACCGGCCTCAGCCGGGTCGTCCTGCCGTGGCGACCCTCGGTCCGGCTGATCTCCATCGAGGGGGAGACTTCGCTCCCGAGACCGGACCAGGCCCCGAAAACGCGTTACCTGGCCTACGGTTCCTCGATCACCCACGGCAGCACGGCCGTCCGGCCCACGGGCACGTATCCGGCCCGGACCGCCGAGATCCTGGGCACCGATCTCTTCAACCTGGGATTCGGCGGTGGCGCCCACATGGAAGCGGGCATGGCGGACTACATCGCCGGCCGGGACGACTGGGACATCGCGACGCTCGAGATGGGCATCAACGTGGTGCAGTCCTTCGACGTGGACGAGTTTCACCGGCGCGTGGAGTACTTCGTAACGGCCATTGCCGACGCCCATCCCGACGACTGGATCTTCTGCATTGACATCTTCCCGTGCCTCTATGATTTTATGGGCGTCGAGAAGTGCAAGACTTTCCGGTCCATCGTGGCCGAACGCGTCAGTCAGTTGAACCGTCCGAAACTTGTACACATTCCGGGAGACGCCATGCTCCGGTCCAACAACGGACTGACCGTGGACCTGGTGCACCCGGCGCCGGGGGGATTCGAAGAGATGGCGCGGAACCTCGCGGACATCATTCGCGCCCGACGGAAATAG
- a CDS encoding amidohydrolase family protein, whose product MIDGTRVIDYHGHVGRWERYGMVDDPELLMGAMDAVGIDVACLFHIFHPDGTTGNDLTAKFVARNPDRFVGFAYVSPTMPDRMVPELERAIDKLGFPAIKLYPPYTPWPFNEEPWHPIYEFAQDRGLAIIFHTDHFINSRPRYFEDLAPAYPRVNFVSAHCGNVPEARAEAIAAAQKYPNVYLETCSTYRTPGVIEELVEKGGADRVLYGSDMPLMDPRPQIGKIITARISDEAKRMALGENAARLLGI is encoded by the coding sequence ATGATTGACGGTACGAGGGTAATCGACTACCACGGTCACGTGGGCCGGTGGGAACGTTACGGCATGGTGGACGACCCGGAACTCCTGATGGGGGCCATGGACGCCGTCGGTATCGATGTCGCGTGCCTCTTCCACATATTTCACCCGGACGGGACCACGGGCAACGATCTGACCGCGAAATTCGTCGCCCGGAACCCGGACCGCTTCGTGGGTTTTGCCTATGTCTCGCCGACCATGCCCGACCGCATGGTGCCCGAACTGGAACGGGCGATCGACAAACTGGGGTTCCCGGCCATCAAGCTCTACCCGCCCTATACTCCGTGGCCCTTCAACGAGGAACCCTGGCATCCGATCTACGAATTCGCCCAGGACCGGGGACTGGCCATCATTTTCCACACGGATCACTTCATCAACAGCCGGCCCCGTTACTTCGAAGACCTTGCGCCCGCCTACCCGCGGGTGAATTTCGTCTCCGCCCACTGCGGCAACGTGCCGGAGGCTCGCGCCGAAGCCATCGCCGCCGCGCAGAAGTACCCGAACGTCTACCTGGAGACCTGCTCGACGTACCGGACGCCCGGCGTAATCGAAGAACTGGTGGAAAAGGGCGGGGCTGACCGCGTGCTGTACGGATCGGACATGCCCCTGATGGATCCCAGGCCGCAGATCGGCAAGATCATCACCGCCCGGATATCCGACGAAGCGAAACGCATGGCCCTGGGTGAGAACGCGGCCCGGCTGCTGGGCATATAG
- a CDS encoding amidohydrolase family protein, with protein sequence MPSLSFSPRVPVIDANVCVGNHHTGPSPCQSPAQLLDEMGFHGVQRALIYHAQGEQISPTDGNVYLEDWLDAAGRLIPQWTVAPVEISIRQIADLHSRGRVMSVRLHDCQSAGLPFLPWGYDNLLSYLSDARIPLWIPLMDVEADHVVTTLKAYPDLHAVLVGAHYTHALVVRGLLEASPHAVLELSRYEPIGEVEALVEQFGADRFIYGSWYPRYAMGPILFYLHHTRMSEEELARVCAGNAERLLGLTEGS encoded by the coding sequence ATGCCCTCACTGTCTTTTTCGCCCCGTGTACCCGTCATCGACGCGAATGTATGCGTGGGGAATCACCATACCGGTCCATCGCCCTGTCAAAGCCCCGCTCAGCTTCTCGACGAAATGGGTTTTCACGGCGTCCAGCGCGCCCTGATCTACCATGCGCAGGGTGAGCAGATCAGCCCCACGGACGGGAATGTGTATCTGGAGGACTGGCTCGACGCGGCAGGCAGGCTGATCCCTCAGTGGACCGTCGCGCCCGTGGAGATCTCCATCAGGCAGATCGCGGATCTGCACAGCCGGGGGCGGGTGATGTCCGTCCGCCTGCACGACTGCCAGTCCGCCGGCCTTCCTTTTCTCCCGTGGGGTTACGACAACCTGCTGTCCTACCTCTCGGATGCCCGGATTCCGCTGTGGATCCCGCTGATGGACGTGGAAGCGGACCACGTGGTCACGACACTCAAGGCCTATCCCGACCTGCACGCGGTGCTCGTCGGGGCCCACTATACCCACGCGCTGGTCGTTCGCGGCCTGCTGGAAGCGAGTCCCCATGCCGTGCTGGAACTCAGCCGGTACGAACCCATCGGCGAAGTGGAGGCGCTCGTCGAACAGTTCGGCGCGGACCGGTTCATCTACGGTTCCTGGTATCCCCGATACGCCATGGGTCCGATCCTGTTCTACCTGCACCACACGCGCATGAGCGAAGAGGAACTCGCGCGGGTCTGTGCCGGAAACGCCGAGCGGCTGCTCGGACTCACGGAGGGGTCATGA
- a CDS encoding serine protease codes for MPINDYIFALGLQVYGSNYVIGTGFRAHYSDAIWTNAHVIRGINDFINSPTTTNWRVFATKSGTRIGGSDTYFPTTYFEHPNYDGTALSPDVAVIVVESTELVPRLLPREHATNLRVGQPIATLGFPDEIADIFSIVPIATFKDGTISALRPFQIGINPTPFNTSFVQHNLDLSGGTSGSPIFDHSGWIIAVNNSGTEKLVFDVNTGRPERVPTGNIGFGVRVDEVWRLVDHLESLASTARINTNGEPPRARALLSDTEYPYENYQPFPTNWNNVTVEP; via the coding sequence GTGCCTATTAACGACTACATCTTTGCTTTGGGACTGCAGGTTTATGGCTCCAACTATGTTATCGGCACAGGATTCCGTGCTCACTATTCGGACGCAATCTGGACAAACGCGCATGTAATCAGAGGAATCAACGATTTTATCAACTCCCCGACCACAACAAACTGGCGGGTTTTCGCCACCAAGTCAGGAACACGCATTGGAGGTTCTGATACATACTTTCCGACTACATACTTCGAACATCCTAACTACGATGGAACTGCCTTGTCGCCAGATGTTGCCGTGATTGTGGTGGAATCGACAGAACTGGTCCCTCGATTACTGCCTCGGGAACATGCAACAAACCTACGTGTAGGACAGCCCATAGCAACGCTTGGATTTCCGGACGAAATTGCTGATATTTTTTCGATTGTTCCGATTGCCACCTTCAAGGACGGAACGATTAGTGCATTACGACCATTTCAAATAGGAATTAATCCGACACCTTTCAACACCAGTTTCGTACAGCACAATCTCGATCTTTCGGGGGGAACCAGCGGAAGCCCCATTTTCGATCATTCAGGGTGGATCATTGCTGTGAATAACTCCGGAACAGAGAAGCTCGTGTTTGATGTTAATACTGGACGGCCAGAACGGGTTCCAACCGGAAACATTGGATTTGGAGTTCGTGTTGATGAAGTCTGGCGTTTAGTCGACCATCTCGAGAGTTTGGCGTCAACTGCAAGGATCAACACGAATGGGGAACCCCCTCGTGCCCGGGCTTTATTGTCAGATACAGAATATCCTTACGAAAATTACCAACCATTCCCAACAAACTGGAACAATGTGACCGTAGAACCTTAG
- a CDS encoding aldo/keto reductase: MNNLPARSFGRTGMRPAALAMGAAFLHESPEAVEAIQTALSLGINYFDTYPGHHEEKWGEALSGVPRSSYYLQAKIGTHPERRKDFTGGGARWSLDRSLRSLKTDYLDSVLVHDPSDMDELLREGAVFDVLRELKSQGVVRNIGLGARSHDWHVRLIDEGISDVSLTFLDYTLINQSAAATIFPAAKKQRTGIILASVQGMGLLTGLEPDPERERGMHPGSEPRAHRVWTWCRKNSVNIRHLAIQFCLAAPVESVVMFGPASIRHVHDAYEAATDTIPPDLWEKLGQEIGIRPGMDAEQP, from the coding sequence GTGAACAACCTACCCGCCCGATCGTTCGGGCGAACCGGCATGCGTCCGGCGGCCCTGGCCATGGGAGCCGCTTTTCTGCACGAAAGCCCCGAGGCGGTCGAAGCGATCCAGACCGCCCTGTCGCTGGGTATTAACTACTTCGATACTTACCCGGGCCATCACGAGGAAAAATGGGGTGAGGCGCTGTCCGGCGTACCCCGGTCCTCCTACTATCTGCAGGCCAAGATCGGCACCCATCCCGAACGCAGGAAGGACTTCACCGGGGGGGGCGCCCGGTGGAGCCTGGACCGCAGTCTGCGATCCCTGAAGACGGACTACCTCGATTCCGTACTCGTACACGATCCGTCCGACATGGACGAGTTGTTACGCGAAGGCGCGGTTTTCGACGTGCTGCGCGAGCTGAAGTCGCAGGGGGTGGTCAGGAACATCGGGCTCGGCGCCCGGTCACACGACTGGCACGTCCGGCTGATTGACGAAGGCATCAGCGATGTGTCCCTGACCTTCCTGGACTATACGCTGATCAACCAGTCGGCCGCCGCCACGATCTTTCCGGCGGCAAAGAAACAACGCACCGGGATCATTCTCGCCAGCGTGCAGGGCATGGGGCTCCTCACGGGATTGGAGCCCGATCCGGAACGGGAGCGGGGCATGCATCCCGGCTCCGAGCCGCGCGCGCACAGGGTCTGGACCTGGTGCCGCAAAAACAGCGTCAACATCCGGCATCTCGCCATTCAGTTCTGCCTGGCGGCGCCGGTTGAAAGCGTAGTCATGTTCGGACCGGCGAGTATCCGGCACGTACACGATGCGTACGAGGCCGCCACCGATACCATTCCACCCGATCTGTGGGAGAAGCTCGGGCAGGAAATCGGCATCCGGCCGGGCATGGATGCGGAGCAGCCGTGA
- a CDS encoding cupin domain-containing protein, translated as MSIRVRNWRDQAPYVGHISALVWTLYQSHDKDETSPPEVNRLHGINSFVKHGLQGHQHSDHHQHDSIEQLYFILRGRGQLTIGDDKVDVRDGTAVYMPVNVPHQAFNDGDGWMEHLIVSCPLDEIREGTPAVRDWRDVHPVVLEGGTVSWPLLLREEEVPASEGGVLQRVHGVTRYAVQGRQGTDWQQLDGIELVHYVLSGYGTIEEADGNRQLVTDGSAAHVLPGVAHRFANQGEGWFEYVTFAVEVGEVEMPQESDEDADSEEADEEYGVEEAVAAAVVAEVDWDDAEPVEAEDEIEDAAVDEIDDGEEEVEAEEYKGEEAADADGSGDDDDAVADELDGEDIEATEAEEADEAEETEEEIDVAEEASAEDGEEGGAGDTEAAADDETEVEKGEDAEAAFEEETSEVDVDYADEVEEEAEEDETASAQTVDDGDEAEDDDDIDLEDDDTDFDIEDEDEPAVEDDTGEEVDDSPDTDRR; from the coding sequence ATGAGTATCCGCGTGCGAAACTGGCGCGACCAGGCACCTTACGTGGGGCATATCAGCGCGCTGGTATGGACGCTGTACCAGTCCCATGACAAGGATGAAACATCTCCGCCGGAAGTGAACCGGCTGCATGGGATCAACAGCTTCGTCAAGCACGGGCTGCAGGGCCATCAGCATTCGGACCACCACCAGCACGACAGCATCGAGCAGCTGTATTTCATCCTTCGGGGGCGAGGCCAACTGACCATCGGGGACGACAAGGTGGACGTCCGGGACGGCACGGCCGTCTACATGCCCGTCAACGTGCCTCACCAGGCGTTCAACGACGGGGATGGATGGATGGAGCATCTCATCGTCAGCTGCCCGCTGGACGAGATCCGGGAGGGCACCCCCGCGGTCCGCGACTGGCGCGACGTCCATCCCGTGGTGCTGGAAGGCGGCACTGTGTCCTGGCCGCTGCTGCTGCGCGAGGAGGAAGTCCCGGCCAGCGAAGGTGGCGTGCTCCAGCGCGTGCACGGTGTGACCCGCTATGCCGTCCAGGGACGGCAGGGCACCGACTGGCAGCAGTTGGACGGGATCGAACTCGTCCATTACGTGCTCAGCGGCTATGGTACCATCGAGGAAGCTGACGGAAACCGGCAACTGGTCACCGATGGATCCGCGGCCCATGTGCTCCCGGGCGTCGCGCATCGTTTCGCCAACCAGGGCGAAGGCTGGTTCGAATACGTCACGTTCGCGGTCGAAGTGGGTGAAGTCGAGATGCCGCAGGAATCAGATGAGGACGCGGATTCCGAGGAAGCGGACGAGGAGTATGGCGTCGAAGAGGCCGTCGCGGCAGCCGTGGTGGCGGAAGTCGACTGGGATGACGCCGAACCGGTGGAAGCCGAAGACGAGATCGAGGACGCGGCTGTCGATGAGATCGATGATGGTGAGGAAGAGGTCGAGGCCGAAGAGTATAAAGGGGAAGAAGCAGCGGATGCGGATGGATCGGGAGATGACGATGACGCCGTCGCCGACGAATTAGACGGTGAGGACATCGAAGCGACGGAGGCCGAGGAAGCGGACGAAGCAGAAGAAACCGAAGAGGAAATCGATGTTGCGGAGGAAGCCAGCGCCGAGGATGGGGAGGAGGGCGGAGCAGGAGACACCGAGGCAGCCGCTGATGACGAAACGGAAGTAGAAAAAGGTGAGGATGCGGAGGCTGCGTTCGAAGAGGAAACGTCCGAAGTAGACGTGGACTACGCTGACGAAGTCGAAGAAGAAGCAGAAGAGGACGAGACAGCGTCGGCACAAACAGTTGACGACGGCGACGAAGCCGAGGACGACGATGATATCGACCTGGAGGACGACGATACGGACTTCGATATCGAAGACGAAGATGAACCCGCCGTGGAGGACGATACAGGAGAGGAAGTCGATGATTCCCCTGATACGGACAGACGGTAA
- a CDS encoding CaiB/BaiF CoA-transferase family protein yields MIPALTDYLVVDLTTQLPGPYCSMLLADLGARVIKVEPPGGDPLRGFPPAFASVNRGKRDIVIDLKNDAGREVMSRLITRADVVLEGFRPGVAERLGVDYPSARHLNPAIVYCAISGFGQEGPYRNRTGHDINYLAIGGLLGRGDPPAVPPVLISDLSSGLYAALAVSAALMHRTATGEGRFIDLSMTDCILSWMALDIAAEAQDPDAAQEQFLGNIPHYGVFETSDGRHISLGIIHEDHFWTRLCDVLGLNEWRDWSSVMRLSRAAEIQEKLRTVFATATCREWDRRLGEADVPCAAIYNLDELPRDPYIQYRNPFYSLVASDRSESRQVKAPYRTDAPDADAPLPPPVRGEHTRAVLAECGYAEDEIERLIRQGAVHESRFGEK; encoded by the coding sequence ATGATTCCCGCACTGACCGACTACCTGGTAGTGGATCTCACCACGCAATTGCCGGGTCCGTACTGTTCCATGCTGCTTGCCGACCTGGGCGCCCGGGTGATCAAGGTGGAACCGCCCGGCGGCGATCCCCTGCGCGGCTTTCCCCCGGCCTTCGCGAGCGTGAACCGCGGCAAGCGGGACATCGTGATCGATCTGAAGAACGATGCGGGGCGGGAGGTCATGAGCCGCCTGATCACCCGGGCCGACGTCGTGCTGGAAGGATTCCGGCCCGGCGTGGCTGAACGACTCGGCGTGGATTACCCATCGGCAAGACACCTGAATCCCGCCATCGTCTACTGCGCGATATCGGGGTTCGGACAGGAGGGTCCGTACCGGAACCGCACGGGCCATGACATCAACTATCTCGCGATCGGCGGCCTGCTGGGACGCGGCGATCCGCCCGCGGTCCCTCCTGTGCTGATTTCGGACCTGTCCTCCGGCCTGTACGCCGCGCTGGCCGTCTCCGCCGCGCTGATGCACCGTACGGCCACCGGGGAGGGGCGTTTCATCGACCTGTCCATGACCGACTGCATCCTTTCCTGGATGGCCCTCGATATCGCCGCCGAGGCACAGGACCCGGACGCGGCGCAGGAACAGTTTCTCGGAAACATTCCGCACTACGGCGTTTTCGAGACTTCGGACGGCCGTCACATCAGCCTGGGGATCATCCACGAGGACCATTTCTGGACCCGCCTCTGCGATGTCCTGGGACTGAACGAATGGCGGGACTGGTCTTCCGTGATGCGGTTGAGCAGGGCGGCCGAGATACAGGAAAAACTCCGCACCGTTTTTGCCACGGCGACCTGCCGGGAATGGGACCGGCGACTGGGGGAAGCCGACGTGCCCTGTGCGGCCATTTACAACCTTGACGAGCTACCGCGCGATCCTTATATACAGTATCGAAATCCGTTTTACAGCCTCGTGGCGTCCGACCGATCGGAGAGCCGGCAGGTGAAAGCGCCGTATCGTACGGACGCGCCGGACGCCGATGCGCCGCTCCCGCCGCCCGTCCGGGGCGAACACACGCGCGCAGTGCTTGCGGAATGCGGCTACGCAGAGGATGAGATCGAACGATTGATTCGACAGGGTGCTGTACACGAATCCCGTTTCGGGGAGAAGTAG
- a CDS encoding AMP-binding protein, with protein MTEAVSNFAVDIVDRCAEDPGKVALQWQKPDGVATDVTFLDLKIRSEKVAHVLYRHGVRPDHRVFILLPACVAWWESVLGCMRAGAVAVLSQDASPAQVLKDHIIQSRSSLVITTDIVADLVNPFRDDCTRVVHWLSVGWEREGWVDYDRRVSLAPAGFKAADTRGTDPCIVVYDRGTSATGTTHCHGDESYGLAQLDAWRDGLAVAVQDVSDPS; from the coding sequence ATGACAGAAGCCGTTTCCAATTTCGCGGTGGATATCGTCGATCGGTGCGCGGAGGACCCGGGCAAAGTCGCCCTGCAATGGCAAAAGCCCGACGGCGTGGCGACGGACGTGACCTTCCTGGACCTGAAGATCCGTTCGGAGAAGGTCGCCCACGTGCTGTACCGTCACGGCGTGCGTCCGGACCACCGGGTATTCATCCTGCTTCCGGCATGCGTTGCCTGGTGGGAATCCGTCCTGGGATGCATGCGGGCCGGCGCCGTAGCCGTCCTTAGCCAGGACGCGTCCCCGGCGCAGGTTCTGAAGGATCATATCATCCAGTCCCGATCATCGCTGGTGATCACGACCGATATTGTGGCGGACCTGGTCAATCCTTTCCGGGACGACTGCACCCGGGTCGTCCACTGGCTGTCCGTAGGCTGGGAACGGGAAGGCTGGGTGGACTACGACCGCCGCGTCTCCCTCGCTCCGGCCGGGTTCAAGGCGGCCGATACCCGGGGAACAGACCCCTGCATCGTCGTGTACGACAGGGGAACATCGGCTACCGGGACAACGCACTGTCACGGTGACGAAAGCTACGGCCTCGCGCAGCTCGACGCGTGGCGCGACGGGCTGGCCGTCGCGGTGCAAGACGTGTCCGACCCCTCATGA
- a CDS encoding SDR family NAD(P)-dependent oxidoreductase, with translation MILQGRTAIVTGGGQGIGRAICGIFAEEGASVVAVDIDEARAGETAHQLNREGHAAKAVRADVSSGAEIEALVDGVLADSGRVDILVNNAGLAVFRSVEQCTEEEWDRVMAVNLKGPFLLAKALLPTMKAQQSGAVINLASVAGKTGGVVSGAPYSVSKAGIECLTKSLARELAPCGVRVNAIAPGIIDTALTANHDQSFVDAIPLGGKGEPRDVAEAALFLASDRSRHITGEILDVNGGLLMD, from the coding sequence ATGATACTGCAGGGACGCACGGCAATCGTCACCGGCGGCGGACAGGGTATCGGCCGGGCGATATGCGGGATCTTCGCGGAAGAAGGCGCTTCGGTCGTGGCTGTGGATATCGACGAAGCCCGGGCCGGCGAGACGGCCCATCAACTGAATCGGGAAGGCCATGCGGCGAAGGCGGTACGCGCCGACGTCTCGTCGGGCGCGGAGATCGAGGCCCTGGTGGACGGCGTCCTCGCGGATTCCGGCCGCGTGGATATACTCGTGAACAACGCGGGCCTGGCCGTATTCAGGTCGGTGGAACAGTGCACGGAGGAAGAATGGGACCGTGTGATGGCCGTTAATCTCAAGGGACCTTTTCTGCTGGCGAAAGCCCTGCTGCCCACGATGAAGGCGCAGCAGTCCGGCGCGGTAATCAATCTGGCCTCGGTGGCGGGAAAGACCGGCGGCGTGGTGTCGGGCGCGCCGTACTCGGTATCGAAGGCCGGAATCGAGTGCCTGACCAAGTCGCTGGCCCGGGAACTGGCGCCCTGCGGCGTACGGGTCAACGCCATTGCGCCCGGGATCATAGATACCGCCCTGACCGCTAACCACGATCAATCGTTTGTGGATGCGATCCCCCTGGGAGGCAAGGGGGAACCGCGGGACGTGGCCGAGGCGGCGCTGTTCCTGGCATCGGACCGGTCGCGCCATATCACCGGCGAGATCCTGGACGTCAACGGTGGCCTGTTGATGGATTGA